A single Oncorhynchus kisutch isolate 150728-3 linkage group LG19, Okis_V2, whole genome shotgun sequence DNA region contains:
- the LOC116355093 gene encoding protocadherin gamma-C5-like has translation MCRGTMWNRLPVWQVLLWWHHFFLLWTTIDGQTRYTIPEELKQGSVVGNLAKDLVLGLSDIYRRKLRITSEAGKQYFSVDLGKGELVVSERIDREELCGQRVPCILPLEVVIEKPLQLHRVDIEIQDINDNSPSFLTKEKVLKIAESINPGARFPLECALDPDVAANTIRSYSINKNDHFKLNVKNHKDGSKTPELVLERSLDREKQPVHKLILTAVDGGDPVRSGTSEISIMVLDINDNAPQFERQLYEANVNENAAPGTQILRVKATDPDEGLNGEIEYVFGEQTPDSVTALFDIDSSTGVIVIKRQLNYEQTSLYKFDIVAKDKGNPEMDGHCDVEFKMIDVNDNIPEIIVTSLTTPVPEDSPIGTVIALIGAKDSDSGDNGKVRLSVSPKSPFKLNPSVSKHYTLVTNAPLDRERYSQYSIDISASDSGKPPLSSKKTIIVDVLDVNDNPPLFSQPSYTVYVNENYAPGKLLCSVSATDSDLGDNAKTSFSILDSKVQDVSVSSYVYMNSDNGSIYSMHSYDYEKLKVFQILVQAKDHGSPSLSSNVTVHVFILDQNDNAPAVIYPSAALGSLSHQKMPRSAKAGHLVTKVTAVDADSGHNAWISYKLVEATDASLFSVNLYTGEVRTKRAVSEQDDSSQRLLIEIQDDGVPVQSATVTLTILVEDGLHEPILDLRQKTPEPSKKSGRITLYLILSLASVSVLSLVTFVILAVKCVRNSRSSGSCCMRRDDLDGYKNPNRNLQIQLNTDGPIKYVEVLGGDMLSQSQSFRSCLSPMSEFSDFTFIKPSSTTDFKEMINVLDASLPDSAWTFESQQVRSDV, from the coding sequence ATGTGTCGTGGAACAATGTGGAATAGACTGCCCGTGTGGCAGGTTCTGCTATGGTGGCATCATTTCTTTCTCTTGTGGACTACAATAGACGGACAGACTCGATACACCATCCCGGAGGAACTGAAACAGGGCTCTGTGGTAGGAAATCTAGCCAAAGATCTGGTTTTGGGACTATCTGATATTTATCGTCGTAAATTACGAATAACCTCGGAAGCTGGTAAGCAGTATTTCAGTGTGGATCTGGGGAAAGGAGAGCTGGTCGTCAGTGAAAGGATAGACAGGGAGGAACTGTGTGGACAAAGAGTTCCGTGTATTTTGCCTTTGGAGGTAGTGATTGAAAAGCCCTTGCAGCTTCACCGAGTTGATATTGAAATACAGGATATCAATGATAATTCTCCCAGCTTTCTCACCAAAGAAAAAGTATTAAAGATTGCAGAGTCAATAAACCCAGGCGCAAGATTTCCACTCGAATGCGCACTGGATCCCGATGTCGCTGCGAACACTATACGCTCATACAGCATTAACAAAAACGACCATTTCAAATTGAATGTCAAAAATCACAAGGATGGTAGCAAAACTCCAGAACTGGTCCTTGAAAGGTCTCTCGATCGGGAGAAGCAACCCGTTCATAAGCTTATTCTCACCGCTGTAGATGGGGGTGATCCAGTGCGTTCAGGAACCTCTGAGATTAGTATCATGGTACTTGATATTAATGATAACGCACCGCAGTTTGAGAGACAACTTTATGAGGCTAATGTTAACGAAAATGCTGCACCTGGCACTCAGATTTTACGAGTAAAAGCGACAGACCCGGACGAGGGATTAAATGGGGAGATAGAGTATGTATTTGGAGAACAGACGCCAGACTCAGTGACTGCATTGTTTGATATAGATTCTTCGACAGGAGTGATTGTAATAAAAAGACAACTCAACTATGAGCAGACGAGCTTATATAAATTTGACATAGTCGCTAAAGATAAAGGCAACCCAGAGATGGACGGACATTGTGATGTTGAATTTAAAATGATTGACGTCAATGACAACATCCCAGAGATAATTGTGACGTCTCTAACGACACCTGTTCCAGAAGATTCACCTATCGGAACCGTGATAGCTTTGATAGGCGCCAAAGACTCCGACTCCGGGGACAATGGGAAGGTGCGGTTAAGCGTGTCACCAAAGTCTCCGTTCAAGTTGAACCCGTCGGTATCCAAGCATTACACCCTGGTAACTAATGCTCCTCTTGACCGCGAGCGTTACTCTCAGTATAGTATAGATATCAGTGCCAGTGATTCAGGGAAACCCCCTTTATCCAGCAAGAAAACTATCATTGTTGATGTGTTGGATGTGAATGACAATCCACCGCTATTCTCTCAGCCCTCGTACACGGTGTACGTCAATGAGAATTACGCACCAGGGAAACTACTGTGTTCAGTCTCCGCCACGGATTCCGACCTGGGGGACAACGCAAAAACCTCCTTCTCCATCTTAGACTCCAAAGTGCAGGACGTCTCTGTATCCTCCTATGTGTACATGAACTCTGACAACGGCAGCATCTACAGCATGCACTCATACGACTATGAGAAACTAAAGGTGTTTCAGATTCTGGTGCAGGCCAAGGACCACGGgtctccctctctgagcagcaacGTCACTGTCCACGTTTTTATCCTGGACCAGAACGACAATGCCCCCGCTGTTATTTACCCCTCCGCTGCCCTGGGCTCGCTCTCTCACCAGAAGATGCCGCGTTCCGCTAAAGCAGGCCACCTGGTTACTAAGGTAACGGCTGTGGACGCAGACTCGGGCCATAACGCCTGGATCTCATATAAACTGGTGGAGGCCACAGACGCGTCTCTGTTCAGTGTCAATCTTTACACGGGGGAGGTAAGGACTAAACGCGCTGTGTCCGAGCAGGACGACTCCTCTCAGAGGCTGCTTATAGAGATACAGGATGACGGGGTGCCGGTCCAGTCCGCCACGGTCACACTGACCATACTGGTAGAGGACGGGCTCCACGAACCGATCTTGGATCTCCGGCAGAAAACTCCAGAACCCAGTAAGAAAAGCGGGAGAATCACCCTGTATTTGATTCTCTCTCTGGCCTCGGTGTCCGTGCTGTCGCTGGTGACTTTTGTCATCTTAGCAGTCAAGTGCGTTAGAAACAGCAGGAGCAGCGGTAGTTGCTGCATGAGACGGGACGACTTGGACGGCTACAAGAACCCCAACAGAAACCTGCAGATTCAGCTCAACACTGACGGGCCGATTAAGTACGTGGAGGTCCTAGGAGGGGACATGTTGTCTCAGAGTCAGTCCTTCAGGTCATGTCTCTCTCCCATGTCAGAGTTCAGTGATTTCACCTTCATTAAGCCCAGCAGCACCACCGACTTTAAGGAGATGATCAACGTCCTAGACGCGTCTTTACCCGACAGCGCCTGGACCTTTGAGAGCCAGCAGGTGAGAAGTGACGTATGA
- the LOC116355095 gene encoding protocadherin gamma-C5-like, whose product MTKRMGYRDWRWLALWWNNFFLLWSTIDGQTRYTISEELKQGSVVGNLAKDLGLGLSDFFDRKLRVASEAGKQYFNVDAGKGELIVNERIDRETLCGQSASCVLPLQVVIENPLQLHRIEVEIRDINDNSPSFLTKELTLKIAESTVAGARFPLESAEDPDVGSNSLKSYTISKDECFTLKVKELGNGKKIPELVLEKPLDREKKSVHKLLLTALDGGNPVRSGTAEITITVLDVNDNFPVFEKSVYKVSVHENSAKGTFMIKLKATDIDEGQNGDINYSFGERTPESVLSTFNMDPDTGDIFLKGNLDFERATTYDIDITARDEGTPEMEGHCRVQVEVIDVNDNSPEIVLTSQPNPVRENAPSGTVVALISARDLDSGNNGKVTLQLPRGYPFSLKPSFSNNYALVTSDVLDRESFSEYNIEITATDSGSPPLTTKKTIPVTIIDVNDNPPKFSQPFYNVYLKENGLPGSMLSSVSASDLDFGDNAKISYSILDSKVQDVSMSSYVYMNTDNGSIYSMHSFDYEKIKVFQILVQAKDHGSPSLSSNVTVHVFILDQNDNAPTVIYPSAALGSLSHQKMPRSAKAGHLVTKVTAVDADSGHNAWISYKLVEATDTSLFSVNIYTGEVRTKRAVSEQDDSSQRLLIEIQDDGVPVQSATVTLTILVEDGLHELISDLRQNAPEPSKKSGRITLYLILSLASVSVLSLVTFVILAVKCVRNSRSSGSCCMRRDDLDGYKNPNRNLQIQLNTDGPIKYVEVLGGDMLSQSQSFRSCLSPMSEFSDFTFVKPSSTTDFKEMINVLDASLPDSAWTFESQQVSTVVTCSLIVTLGY is encoded by the coding sequence ATGACAAAGAGAATGGGATACAGAGACTGGAGATGGCTGGCTCTTTGGTGGAATAATTTCTTTCTCTTGTGGAGTACAATAGACGGACAGACTCGCTACACCATCTCGGAGGAACTGAAACAGGGATCTGTGGTAGGAAATCTAGCCAAAGATCTGGGTTTGGGACTATCTGATTTTTTTGACCGTAAACTGCGTGTCGCTTCTGAGGCTGGTAAGCAGTATTTCAATGTGGATGCGGGGAAGGGCGAGCTGATCGTGAatgagagaatagacagagagacgtTATGCGGACAAAGCGCCAGCTGCGTTTTACCTCTGCAGGTTGTCATTGAAAACCCGTTACAGTTGCACCGTATTGAGGTGGAAATACGAGACATAAATGACAATTCGCCTAGTTTTCTTACAAAGGAGCTCACATTGAAAATAGCAGAATCGACAGTTGCGGGCGCACGTTTTCCTTTGGAGAGTGCAGAGGACCCTGACGTGGGCAGTAATTCCCTTAAATCCTATACTATTAGTAAAGATGAGTGTTTTACGTTGAAGGTAAAGGAGCTTGGTAATGGAAAGAAAATACCAGAACTAGTTTTAGAGAAGCCCTTAGACCGAGAGAAAAAATCTGTCCATAAACTACTGTTAACAGCTCTAGATGGAGGTAATCCTGTCAGATCCGGGACGGCAGAGATAACTATTACTGTGCTTGACGTAAACGATAATTTTCCAGTATTTGAAAAGTCTGTGTACAAGGTTTCTGTCCACGAAAATAGTGCAAAGGGGACATTTATGATTAAACTTAAAGCGACAGATATTGACGAGGGTCAAAATGGGGATATAAACTATTCGTTTGGTGAGCGCACCCCTGAGTCTGTGCTTTCTACATTTAATATGGATCCAGACACAGGGGATATTTTTTTGAAGGGGAATTTAGATTTCGAAAGAGCTACAACATATGACATTGACATCACGGCGAGAGATGAAGGCACTCCTGAAATGGAAGGACACTGTCGCGTGCAGGTAGAGGTAATAGACGTTAACGACAATTCGCCTGAAATTGTCCTCACTTCCCAACCAAACCCGGTGCGCGAGAACGCGCCCAGTGGCACGGTAGTAGCTTTGATCAGTGCCCGGGACCTTGACTCCGGTAATAACGGTAAAGTGACGTTACAGCTCCCACGAGGTTATCCTTTTAGTCTGAAACCGTCCTTTTCTAATAATTACGCACTGGTCACAAGTGATGTTTTAGACAGAGAGAGTTTCTCAGAGTATAATATTGAGATAACAGCCACTGATTCGGGCTCCCCTCCCCTGACTACCAAGAAAACGATACCAGTCACTATCATTGATGTCAACGACAACCCCCCTAAATTCTCTCAGCCCTTCTATAATGTATATTTAAAAGAGAATGGACTACCAGGATCCATGCTATCCTCAGTATCTGCATCTGACCTGGATTTCGGAGATAATGCCAAGATCTCCTACTCCATCTTAGACTCCAAAGTGCAGGACGTTTCTATGTCTTCCTATGTGTACATGAACACTGATAACGGCAGTATCTATAGCATGCACTCATTTGACTATGAGAAAATAAAGGTGTTTCAGATTCTGGTGCAGGCCAAGGACCATGGctctccctctctgagcagcaacGTCACTGTCCATGTTTTTATCCTGGACCAGAACGACAATGCCCCCACTGTTATTTACCCCTCCGCTGCCCTGGGCTCGCTCTCTCACCAGAAGATGCCCCGCTCCGCTAAAGCAGGCCACCTCGTTACTAAGGTAACGGCCGTGGACGCAGACTCGGGCCATAACGCCTGGATCTCATATAAACTGGTGGAGGCCACAGACACGTCTCTGTTCAGTGTCAATATTTACACGGGGGAGGTAAGGACTAAACGTGCTGTGTCCGAGCAGGACGACTCCTCTCAGAGGCTGCTTATAGAGATACAGGATGACGGGGTGCCGGTCCAGTCCGCCACGGTCACACTGACCATACTGGTAGAGGACGGGCTCCACGAACTCATCTCGGACCTGCGGCAGAATGCGCCAGAGCCTAGCAAGAAAAGCGGGAGAATCACCCTGTATTTGATTCTCTCTCTGGCCTCGGTGTCCGTGCTGTCTCTGGTCACTTTTGTCATCTTAGCAGTCAAGTGCGTTAGAAACAGCAGGAGCAGTGGTAGTTGCTGCATGAGACGGGACGACTTGGACGGCTACAAGAACCCCAACAGAAACCTGCAGATTCAGCTCAACACTGACGGGCCGATTAAGTACGTGGAGGTCCTGGGAGGGGACATGTTGTCTCAGAGTCAGTCCTTCAGGTCATGTCTCTCTCCCATGTCAGAGTTCAGTGATTTCACCTTCGTTAAGCCCAGCAGCACCACTGACTTTAAGGAGATGATCAACGTCCTAGACGCGTCTTTACCCGACAGCGCCTGGACCTTTGAGAGCCAGCAGGTGAGCACTGTAGTGACGTGTAGTTTAATTGTGACACTAGGCTATTGA
- the LOC116355092 gene encoding protocadherin gamma-C5-like, whose product MTKRIGYRNWRWLALWWRHFILLWSTINGQTRYTIPEELKQGSVVGNLAKDLGLGLSEIFDRKLHVASEAGKQYFNVDAGKGELVVNERIDRETLCGQSASCVLPLQVVIENPLQLHRIEVEIRDINDNSPNFLTKDRVLKMAELTAVGARFPLESAEDPDVGSNALKSYILSKDECFSVKVKDIEGGRKIPELVLEKPLDREKKAVHELLLTALDGGTPARSGTSQITVTVLDNNDNNPVFQKSVYNVRVNENSEKGTSLIKLEATDSDEGVNGEIEYSFGEHTLESVLSVFDIDAVTGEMFLRGELDYESAAYYRIDITAVDKGIPEMEGHCRVQVEVTDVNDNAPEIVLTSKPSPVREDAPSGTVVALISARDLDSGNNGKVTLQLTKGHPFSLKPSFSDNYALVTSGVLDRESFSEYNIEITATDSGSPPLTTKKTIPVSIIDVNDNPPKFSQSSYNVYLKENGLPGSMLSSVSASDLDFGDNAKISYSILDSKVQDVSVSSYVYMNTDNGSIYSMHSFDYEKLKVFQILVQAKDHGSPSLSSNATVHVFILDQNDNAPTVIYPSAALGSLSHQKMPRSAKAGHLVTKVTAVDADSGHNAWISYKLVEATDTSLFSVNLYTGEVRTKRAVSDQDDSSQRLLIEIQDDGVPVRSATVTLTILVEEGLHELISDLRQKAPEPSKKSGRITLYLILSLASVSVLSLVTFGILAVKCVRNSRSSGSCCMRRDDLDSYKNPNRNLQIQLNTDGPIKYVEVLGGDMLSQSQSFRSCLSPMSEFSDFTFVKPSSTTDFKEMINVLDASLPDSAWTFESQQVRSDVRL is encoded by the coding sequence ATGACAAAGAGAATTGGATACCGAAACTGGAGATGGTTGGCTCTTTGGTGGCGTCATTTCATTCTCTTGTGGAGTACAATAAACGGACAGACTCGCTACACCATCCCGGAGGAACTGAAACAGGGCTCTGTGGTAGGAAATCTAGCCAAAGATCTGGGTTTGGGACTCTCTGAGATTTTTGACCGTAAACTGCATGTCGCCTCTGAGGCTGGTAAGCAGTATTTCAATGTGGATGCGGGGAAGGGCGAGCTGGTCGTCAatgagagaatagacagagagacttTATGCGGACAAAGCGCCAGCTGCGTTTTACCTCTGCAGGTTGTCATTGAGAATCCGTTACAGTTGCACCGTATTGAGGTGGAAATACGAGACATAAATGACAATTCTCCTAATTTCTTAACAAAAGATCGTGTTCTGAAAATGGCTGAATTGACAGCTGTAGGCGCGCGTTTTCCGTTGGAAAGTGCAGAGGACCCCGATGTGGGAAGTAATGCACTTAAATCCTACATTCTTAGTAAAGACGAATGTTTCAGTGTAAAAGTGAAAGACATTGAAGGAGGACGAAAAATCCCAGAGCTAGTGTTAGAGAAGCCACTGGACAGAGAGAAAAAAGCTGTCCATGAGCTATTATTGACGGCTCTAGATGGAGGCACTCCGGCTAGGTCTGGAACTTCACAGATCACGGTCACTGTCCTTGATAATAATGACAATAATCCCGTATTTCAGAAATCTGTATATAATGTAAGGGTTAATGAAAATAGCGAAAAGGGCACTTCCTTGATTAAGCTTGAGGCTACTGACTCAGACGAGGGTGTCAACGGGGAGATAGAATATTCATTCGGCGAGCATACACTAGAGTCAGTGTTATCTGTGTTTGATATTGATGCAGTTACGGGGGAAATGTTTCTAAGAGGGGAATTAGATTATGAGAGTGCAGCTTATTATCGTATAGACATTACTGCTGTAGATAAAGGCATCCCAGAAATGGAGGGACACTGTCGGGTACAGGTCGAAGTAACAGACGTTAATGACAATGCTCCCGAAATTGTCCTCACCTCCAAACCTAGTCCAGTGCGCGAAGACGCACCGAGTGGCACGGTAGTGGCTTTGATCAGTGCCCGTGACCTAGACTCTGGGAATAACGGTAAAGTAACGTTACAACTTACAAAAGGCCATCCTTTTAGTCTGAAACCGTCATTTTCTGATAATTATGCACTGGTCACCAGTGGTGTTTTAGACAGAGAGAGTTTCTCAGAGTATAATATTGAGATAACAGCCACTGATTCGGGCTCCCCTCCCCTGACTACCAAGAAAACTATACCAGTCAGCATCATTGATGTCAACGACAACCCCCCTAAATTCAGCCAGTCCTCATATAATGTCTATTTAAAAGAGAATGGACTACCAGGATCCATGCTATCCTCAGTATCTGCATCTGACCTGGATTTCGGAGATAATGCCAAGATCTCCTACTCCATCCTAGACTCCAAAGTGCAGGACGTTTCTGTGTCTTCCTATGTGTACATGAACACTGATAACGGCAGTATCTACAGCATGCACTCGTTTGACTATGAGAAACTAAAGGTGTTTCAGATTCTGGTGCAGGCCAAGGACCATGGctctccctctctgagcagcaacGCCACTGTCCATGTTTTTATCCTGGACCAGAACGACAATGCCCCCACTGTTATTTACCCCTCCGCTGCCCTGGGCTCGCTCTCTCACCAGAAGATGCCCCGCTCCGCTAAAGCAGGCCACTTGGTTACTAAGGTAACGGCCGTGGACGCAGACTCGGGCCATAACGCCTGGATCTCATATAAACTGGTGGAGGCCACAGACACGTCTCTGTTCAGTGTCAATCTTTACACGGGGGAGGTGAGGACTAAACGCGCTGTGTCCGATCAGGACGACTCCTCTCAGAGGCTGCTTATAGAGATACAGGATGACGGGGTGCCGGTCCGGTCCGCCACGGTCACACTGACCATACTGGTAGAGGAAGGGCTCCACGAACTCATCTCGGACCTTCGGCAGAAAGCGCCAGAGCCTAGCAAGAAAAGCGGGAGAATCACCCTGTATTTGATTCTCTCGCTGGCCTCGGTGTCCGTGCTGTCTCTGGTGACTTTTGGCATCTTAGCAGTCAAATGCGTTAGAAACAGCAGGAGCAGCGGTAGTTGCTGCATGAGACGGGACGACTTGGACAGCTACAAGAACCCCAACAGAAACCTGCAGATTCAGCTCAACACTGACGGGCCGATTAAGTACGTGGAGGTCCTGGGAGGGGACATGTTGTCTCAGAGTCAGTCCTTCaggtcctgtctctctcccatgtcaGAGTTCAGTGATTTCACCTTCGTTAAGCCCAGCAGCACCACTGATTTTAAGGAGATGATCAACGTCCTAGACGCGTCTTTACCCGACAGCGCCTGGACCTTTGAGAGCCAGCAGGTGAGAAGTGACGTCCGTCTATAA
- the LOC116355094 gene encoding protocadherin beta-16-like, translated as MTRQVLLFISILSLSSVHGQVSYSIPEEMAKGSLIGNIAQDLGLDIKRLKSGKARIYTGDSAEYIELNKERGVLLIREKIDREALCGQTTPCALDFQIILENPMEFYSITIEVTDVNDNAPVFIKSEMKFRISESAVTGAKFALERAMDLDVDINGLQSYSLKPTDNFILKLQNQPDGGKTVEMVLQKPLDREKQEHLSLILTAIDGGEPQMSGTVQIHITVLDANDNAPVFTQGIYKATLRENSPKGTVLISVSASDSDQGSNSKIRYSISNSQDGNHELFEINEDDGGVRLVGNIDYEKARQYQIHVQASDDGGLTDSCKILVDVVDENDNKPAINVMSKSSVISEDIKAGTVVTMINIQDPDSGENGNVQCAINENIPFIMKSTSVNFFTVVTDGELDRERASEYNISVTCSDEGVPSLSSSVTLTLQISDVNDNAPVFERSSYEAYIIENNTPGLSIFTVKARDDDWNQNARVSYILEDSSVNGVAISSYVSVSADSGVIQALRSFDYEQIKDFRFRVKAQDGGSPPLSSNVTVKIMIQDQNDNAPQVLYPVQTSSSLVAEMVPRSADVGYLVTKVVAVDMDSGQNAWLSYKLQKATDRALFEVGLQNGEIRTIRQVNDKDTVKQRLTVVVEDNGQPSRSATVNVNVAVADSFPEVLSEFTDFTHDKEYNDNLTFYLVLALAVVSFFFIVSIIAILSVKCYRWRRERMFYKSNGNLPVIPYYPPLYADVGGTGTLRHVYNYEVCGTADSGKSDLKYVRPCSQSIISLDGTQTLPHAQRDTLINDNGDNQVSMNNRLS; from the coding sequence ATGACACGGCAAGTACTGTTGTTTATCTCGATCCTCTCTCTCAGTTCAGTGCACGGGCAGGTCAGTTACTCCATTCCAGAGGAAATGGCGAAAGGCTCTTTAATCGGTAACATAGCGCAGGATTTGGGTTTAGATATCAAAAGACTGAAATCAGGTAAAGCTCGTATTTATACAGGAGACAGCGCAGAATACATCGAGTTGAATAAAGAAAGGGGAGTTCTCCTTATCAGAGAGAAAATAGACCGTGAAGCGCTCTGCGGACAGACTACACCTTGTGCACTAGATTTCCAGATCATTCTGGAGAACCCGATGGAATTTTATAGCATCACAATTGAGGTAACCGATGTAAACGATAATGCACCTGTTTTCATAAAGAGTGAAATGAAATTCAGAATTAGTGAGTCGGCCGTTACTGGTGCAAAATTTGCGCTAGAGAGGGCGATGGATCTGGATGTTGATATTAATGGCCTCCAAAGCTATTCACTAAAACCGACCGATAATTTCATCCTGAAACTACAAAACCAACCTGATGGCGGAAAGACAGTGGAAATGGTTTTACAGAAACCTTTAGATCGAGAGAAACAAGAGCATTTGTCTTTGATATTAACCGCAATAGATGGAGGTGAGCCTCAGATGTCTGGAACAGTGCAGATTCATATTACTGTACTAGACGCCAATGATAATGCACCTGTTTTTACACAGGGTATCTACAAGGCTACCCTAAGAGAGAACTCACCAAAGGGCACAGTTTTAATTTCTGTCAGTGCGTCTGATTCTGATCAAGGTTCCAATAGTAAAATACGTTATTCGATTTCGAATTCACAGGATGGTAATCACGAATTGTTTGAAATAAATGAGGATGACGGTGGGGTGAGATTAGTAGGAAATATTGATTATGAAAAGGCACGACAATATCAAATACATGTACAGGCCAGTGATGATGGAGGCCTCACCGATTCTTGTAAAATCTTGGTCGACGTCGTTGATGAAAATGATAACAAACCAGCTATTAATGTGATGTCGAAGTCTAGTGTTATATCAGAGGACATTAAAGCTGGTACTGTTGTGACAATGATAAACATTCAAGATCCAGACTCAGGTGAAAATGGCAATGTCCAGTGCGCGATAAACGAAAACATTCCCTTTATAATGAAATCGACATCTGTTAATTTCTTTACTGTAGTAACAGACGGTGAATTGGACCGAGAGAGAGCCTCTGAGTATAACATCAGTGTGACGTGCTCTGATGAGGGCGTTCCCTCGCTCTCCAGCAGCGTCACTCTCACCTTACAGATATCAGATGTGAATGACAACGCGCCTGTCTTTGAGAGGAGCTCATATGAGGCCTACATTATAGAAAACAACACACCGGGCCTCTCTATATTCACAGTGAAAGCCAGAGACGATGACTGGAACCAAAATGCCCGTGTTTCTTACATACTGGAGGACTCCTCGGTTAACGGAGTGGCTATCTCCTCATATGTGTCCGTTAGTGCTGATAGTGGAGTCATCCAAGCATTGCGCTCTTTTGACTACGAGCAGATCAAGGATTTCCGGTTCCGTGTAAAAGCGCAGGATGGAGGCTCCCCTCCTCTCAGTAGCAATGTGACTGTGAAAATAATGATCCAGGACCAGAACGACAACGCACCTCAGGTTCTGTACCCAGTCCAGACTAGCAGCTCTCTGGTGGCTGAAATGGTGCCTCGTTCAGCAGATGTGGGCTATCTTGTCACTAAAGTGGTGGCTGTTGATATGGACTCTGGACAGAATGCCTGGCTCTCGTATAAACTGCAGAAAGCGACAGACAGGGCGCTGTTTGAAGTGGGTTTACAGAATGGAGAAATAAGAACTATACGACAAGTCAATGATAAAGACACTGTGAAACAAAGGCTCACTGTTGTAGTGGAGGACAACGGGCAGCCCTCTCGTTCAGCTACAGTCAATGTTAACGTGGCAGTAGCGGACAGCTTCCCTGAAGTGCTCTCGGAGTTCACTGATTTTACGCACGACAAGGAGTACAATGACAACCTGACTTTTTACTTAGTCTTGGCTTTGGCTGTAGTCTCTTTTTTCTTTATTGTGTCCATCATAGCCATCCTGTCAGTGAAATGCTACAGATGGAGACGTGAGCGCATGTTTTACAAATCCAACGGGAATCTTCCAGTTATTCCGTATTACCCGCCCCTTTACGCAGACGTAGGTGGCACTGGGACACTGAGACACGTATATAATTACGAGGTATGTGGAACAGCTGACTCCGGAAAGAGTGATTTGAAATACGTCAGACCTTGCAGTCAGAGCATCATTAGTCTGGACGGAACTCAGACTCTCCCCCACGCGCAGAGGGACACACTGATCAATGATAATGGGGATAACCAGGTGAGCATGAACAATCGGCTCTCATAA